Part of the Wolbachia endosymbiont of Ctenocephalides felis wCfeJ genome, ATATAAAGGTTATATACTTGTGCATTATATGTATTTTTCCTATAAGGAGTTATATGAAAATGAAAAGATTATGCGCTTTAGCTGTGTTGCTCACATCGTCTTTAGCGAGTGCGGCTAATAATGTAGTAGCTAATTCAGAAAGTCAGTACTACGCGGGTTTAAACTTTGGTGCTGGACTTAGAAATGGATTGAAGATAGATAATTTTGTGATGAAACCCAGCATTGTTCTTGGTTATCATTATGATAAAAACTCTAAATTTGAGCTTGAAGTTCTTACTAATATTAGTAACATCACTGACGATGACAAGAGGTTAGTAGGAGCTAGCTTATTAGCGAATTACCGTTTTTATCCTGACCTTGATATCGATCCTGTTAAGCTGTATGTCAGTGCAGGTTTAGGTGGATATCTCCAAATCATTGGAAATAACCAGACAACTTCAAAAACAGCTCAAATGTTACAAGGTGTGGTAGGCGGTAAGGATTCAGCGTTAGGCAAAGGAGTAGGAAAGATAGATAGTATAGCAAGTGGATTACTAGATAAGACAAAGGTAATAGGCGGAGTAGTAAAAAAGGCTGACTCGTTAGTAGGCAGGATATCAAAGACCCAACAACAACAACCTGTAATAGACAAAATACTGAATGCGATTTCTTATAAACTGAAAATAGGTGTTGATTATGAAATTACTCCACAGATAGTTGGTGCAGTTGGTATTGCCATGGGAGGGCAACTGGGTGGTTTAAAAGCGAAACAGATACCAGATGCGATTCTGGAGCTGGGAATTCGGTATAATTTTTAATGTCGAGGCTTAGTTTTTATCTTCGGAATATTGTATGGAATATCATATTTAAGTGTAATCTAAAAAATATTTGACCATGAATAAATTATATTCGAGATAAAAAATTTATCGCCGCAAACAGAATTGTTGAGATGCTTAAAAAAGAGAAATAAAACTACCTTTGGTAGAGGGGAAAGAGGTATTACCTCCAATAGACAAAATACTGAGCAGTATTTCATATAAACTAAAGGTTGATATTGACTATAAAATTACTCAACGGATAGTTGGTATTACCATGGGTGGACAACTGCTTGATTTAAAAATGAGCCAAATACCGGATGCAGTCTTAGAGGCAGGAGTGCGTTATAATTTCTAGCGCTGATTGACTTTTAAAATATGCATAGATAGACAGTCTTTCTCATGGTAATCAAAATATCAAAGAAAAGCAGGAATCCACAGCTTGACAAAAAAAGTTACAAACAGTAACGCTCTTCCTGATTTTAATATAGTAATTTCTAAAATGAACGATAGATATGGTATATATAAACTACTCAAGGCTAAAATACTGAAATTTTCAAACTAGACCTTATATAAAAGTGGACAATTTTTTTTCGAATTTGTAGAAAAAATTACTTCCATTTTTTTTAAACTTGCTTATAATTAAAGCCAGAGATATTTTTAGAGCTCAAAAATTTATCCTTGTCTGCAGGCTTTTCACTAAATAACTAAATTCAGTAAAAAGTGTATCTATTCTGGCAAAGGGCGTGTAGGTGCACATACATTCCTGCACCTTTCTTTACAGGAGGACCATTATGTTCAGCATTCTAAACTACGCTAGCTTAAGCTTTTTATAGGCTTAAGCGTCAATAAATCATAAAAAAACCAAAGGGCGCCTATGGTTTTTAACATTAGACAGCAAACTTTACGCATTAACATGAGATTCTTTTGCCTTTTTTTCATTTAGTAAATTTCTTAATGCATATAGCTGAAGCAATTCAAAAGCCCAAAATAGATGTCATGCAAGTAACTGACACTGGAATGACACACCTAAGGATAAGGAGGTAATGTAAGAAATTTGCTCTTAATAAAAACCCGATGATGAATCATCATTACCAAATTGTGGTCTATTGTTCCTGTTACTGAAGCCAGAACGAGGACGCGTGGGTCTTTTACGGTGCCCAGGTTTTCTACTAAACGAACTATTATAATAATCCCTTTCATTTGGCCCATCTTTCTTATCTTCATTGTAAAGCTCACCTTCAAAGAATTCGCCGGTTTCTTGATCAACGCGACGTCTTGACAGTTTTGGGCATCCACCTTTTTCAAAGTCAATTACCAATGCTTTGAAAATATCACCCTGCTTAAGTATGTCCTCAATCGATTCTATATGCTGATTAGCTACTTCACTTATATGCATTTTCCCCCTTTTTCCATTGAGAAGCTCAAGCTCTACAATAGACTTATCTATTTTTGTAACCTTGGCATCAACTATGGCACCTTGCTCTAATTCCGTTATTGAATCAATCAGCATATTTTTTGCAATTTCAGCTTCAGTGCTACTCATTGCAAATACAGAGACTTTGCCATCATCTCCTATTTCAATTTTTGCATTACTTCTTTCGCACACATTGCGTATATTTTTCCCTTTAGCACCAATGGCTGCAGAAATTTTATCTTTATCTATATAAAATGATATCATTCTTGGTGCATGACTTTTCACATCATCGCTATGTTCTGAAATCACTGCATTCATTTTTTCTAAGATATGCAATCTTCCAGCTTTTGCTTGCTCTAAAGACTTTTCAACAATTTCAAAGCTTATGCCAGAAATTTTCATATCCATTTGTAGCGCTGTCACTCCTTCACTAGTTCCTGCTACTTTGAAGTCCATATCACCAAGATAGTCTTCATCACCCAATATGTCGGAAAGTATTATATACTCATTTTCATTTTTAATGAGACCCATAGCAATTCCAGCAACAGGAGCCTTTATTGGTACGCCTGTATCCATTAAGGCAAGGGATGTTCCGCAAACTGTTGCCATAGAAGAGGAGCCATCTGATTCCATAATTTCGGATACTACTCTTATCGTGTAAGGGAATTCAGACTTATTAGGTAAAACAGGATGGATTGCTTTCCAAGCAAGCTTACCATGACCGATTTCTCTTCTTCCTGGTGCACGTATAGCAGAAACCTCTCCAACAGCAAATGAAGGAAAGTTGTAATGCAACATAAAATGCTCACGTCTGTCGCCTTCAATATCATCTACGATTTGTTCGTCTTGTGTGGTACCAAGAGCAGTAACAACCAGTGCCTGAGTGCTACCCCTTGTAAACAGAGCAGAACCATGAGTTTTAGATAAAATATCAACTTCAATTTCTATTTGGCGTATTTCATCGTACTTACGACCATCTATTCTCGTGCCTTTCTTTCTGATTATTTCACGCACCAAAGATCTTTCAAAGCTTTTTATTGCATATGTAATTAATTTCTCATCTTTCCCGGCTTCCTTAAGAGTGTTTAATATATTATCTCTGAGCACTTCTAAAGCTTGAGCTCGCTCTTGTTTTACTGTTTGTGAATATGCTTTTTCGAAGTCTCTACTGTGCTTTTCAAGATCTTGCATTATTTCTGATATGTCAATAGAAGTAAAGCTCTCAGGTTTATTGCCAACTGTGTCAGCAAACTCTTTTATAAGCTTAATAACAGGCTGCAGGTGTTCATGGCCAAATTTTATTGCGTTTAGCACGTTTTCTTCAGAAAGCTCTTTTACCTCTGATTCAACCATCAAGATTGAATGTTCATCACCAGATAAAAACAAATCTAAGCTACTTGTTTTCATTTCTTGGACAGAAGGGTTGAGTATATAATTATTATTTTCATCACACCCAACTAAAACTCCAGCTATGGTAGAGTGAAAGGGAACACCAGAAATTGCGAGAGCTGCAACAGTACCAATCAATGCTGGTATTTCAGGAGGATTAACCGTATCATAAGTTAATAAATTGCATACCACGCTGATTTCATCATGAAAACTTTCTGGAAATAGTGGTCTGATACTTCTATCTATTACTCTTGAAATCAAAGTTTCTCGATCAGATGGTTTGCCTTCTCTTTTAAAAAAGCCACCAGGGATCTTGCCCATAGCATAGCTTTTTGCAATAAACTGCACATTTAAAGGAAGAAAATCAACACTTTCTTCTTTCTTTTTGCGTACAACAGTTACTAAAACGGAAGTATCACCATAATTTACAACCACTGAACCATCAGCTTGACGTGCTATTTTCCCAGTTTCTAGGGATAAGGTACGACTACCCCAATCTATAGATTTTTTTATAATTTTAAACATACAAAATTCCTCAATTATTTTCTAATGCCTAACTTCTCTATTAACTCCCGATAGGCTTCATTACCAAATTTACGCTTTATATAATTTAAGTGCTTACGTCTTCTACCTATCAATATAAGTAAACCGCGCTTGGAGTGATGGTCATGCTTATGCACCTTAAAGTGTTCAGTTAAATTATTGATCCTCTCGGTTAAAATTGCACACTGTACAAAAGATGAACCTGTATCATCTTCTTTAATTGCATATGTATTTATTAACTTTTTTTTCTTTTCGGATGTTATCGACATCTAAACCTCATTTCAAATATTAAAAACACGAATAGGCTTTACACAACCATAAGTAAAACTGCAGACCGCAACAGGCACATTAC contains:
- the pnp gene encoding polyribonucleotide nucleotidyltransferase, with the translated sequence MFKIIKKSIDWGSRTLSLETGKIARQADGSVVVNYGDTSVLVTVVRKKKEESVDFLPLNVQFIAKSYAMGKIPGGFFKREGKPSDRETLISRVIDRSIRPLFPESFHDEISVVCNLLTYDTVNPPEIPALIGTVAALAISGVPFHSTIAGVLVGCDENNNYILNPSVQEMKTSSLDLFLSGDEHSILMVESEVKELSEENVLNAIKFGHEHLQPVIKLIKEFADTVGNKPESFTSIDISEIMQDLEKHSRDFEKAYSQTVKQERAQALEVLRDNILNTLKEAGKDEKLITYAIKSFERSLVREIIRKKGTRIDGRKYDEIRQIEIEVDILSKTHGSALFTRGSTQALVVTALGTTQDEQIVDDIEGDRREHFMLHYNFPSFAVGEVSAIRAPGRREIGHGKLAWKAIHPVLPNKSEFPYTIRVVSEIMESDGSSSMATVCGTSLALMDTGVPIKAPVAGIAMGLIKNENEYIILSDILGDEDYLGDMDFKVAGTSEGVTALQMDMKISGISFEIVEKSLEQAKAGRLHILEKMNAVISEHSDDVKSHAPRMISFYIDKDKISAAIGAKGKNIRNVCERSNAKIEIGDDGKVSVFAMSSTEAEIAKNMLIDSITELEQGAIVDAKVTKIDKSIVELELLNGKRGKMHISEVANQHIESIEDILKQGDIFKALVIDFEKGGCPKLSRRRVDQETGEFFEGELYNEDKKDGPNERDYYNSSFSRKPGHRKRPTRPRSGFSNRNNRPQFGNDDSSSGFY
- the rpsO gene encoding 30S ribosomal protein S15 — its product is MSITSEKKKKLINTYAIKEDDTGSSFVQCAILTERINNLTEHFKVHKHDHHSKRGLLILIGRRRKHLNYIKRKFGNEAYRELIEKLGIRK